Proteins encoded by one window of Bacteroidota bacterium:
- the mltG gene encoding endolytic transglycosylase MltG yields the protein MASGKFKTWRIFLFALLLVVAIVGVLGYAKYKKIVAPNLTTEENFSLYLTSDATMDSVMVQLRKANIINDEASFYWWATKKDLDNNLHPGRYILKNGMSNREIVNLLMSGRQTPVNVTYNNIRTKKDFAGRIGEQIEADSIDFVNYFDTTTYFKTLGLTKDNFMTLFIPNTYELYWNTDAASFIKRMEKEHATFWTTARLNKAKEIGLTPEEVYILASIVYSENDRASDEASRIAGVYMNRMHKGMKLEADPTVKFAIGDFAKKRIYFADLEIESPYNTYKYVGLPPGPIHMPPIKYIDAVLNYEKNDYIFLCGRGDGSGRHYFAKTLSEHNKNRDMYINTLNKLGIR from the coding sequence ATGGCCAGTGGAAAATTCAAAACATGGAGAATATTTTTGTTCGCATTACTGCTCGTTGTTGCTATTGTTGGCGTATTAGGTTATGCTAAATACAAAAAGATCGTCGCCCCCAATTTAACTACAGAAGAAAATTTTTCTCTCTATCTCACTTCTGATGCCACCATGGATTCGGTTATGGTACAACTTCGAAAGGCTAATATTATAAACGATGAAGCCTCTTTTTATTGGTGGGCCACAAAAAAGGATCTGGATAATAATCTTCATCCCGGAAGATATATTTTAAAAAACGGAATGAGCAACAGAGAAATTGTAAATCTATTGATGAGCGGGCGACAAACTCCTGTTAATGTTACCTACAATAATATCAGAACAAAAAAGGATTTTGCCGGTAGGATAGGAGAACAAATTGAAGCCGATTCTATAGATTTTGTTAATTACTTTGACACCACCACCTATTTTAAAACACTGGGATTAACGAAAGATAATTTCATGACCTTGTTTATTCCAAATACCTACGAACTATATTGGAATACTGATGCTGCCTCCTTTATTAAAAGAATGGAAAAGGAACATGCAACATTTTGGACGACTGCAAGATTAAATAAGGCAAAAGAAATTGGATTAACACCGGAGGAGGTATATATTCTTGCATCTATAGTATATTCTGAAAATGACAGAGCTTCAGACGAGGCATCGAGAATTGCCGGCGTTTATATGAACCGAATGCATAAAGGAATGAAACTCGAGGCCGATCCAACCGTAAAATTTGCCATCGGCGATTTTGCCAAAAAAAGAATTTATTTCGCTGATCTTGAAATTGAATCACCCTATAACACCTATAAATATGTAGGTCTACCTCCGGGACCTATACATATGCCGCCAATAAAATATATTGATGCGGTATTGAACTATGAAAAAAATGATTACATATTTCTCTGTGGTCGGGGTGATGGATCAGGAAGACATTATTTTGCAAAAACACTTTCTGAACATAATAAAAACCGTGACATGTATATTAATACATTAAACAAATTGGGAATTCGTTAA
- a CDS encoding DinB family protein: protein MQNIISDLNQILQGYPTKFNFISEYEFNSKPTPEKWSRKEVLGHLVDSAQNNLRRFIVGQYQQNDKIFYDQNFWNAANNYQFESRQDIITLWVLLNKRICAVLNNIPVEKYENIIDTGRDSISPKTIIWLAEDYVKHMKHHINQIIPGSFDLVYS from the coding sequence ATGCAAAACATAATATCAGATCTAAATCAAATACTCCAGGGTTACCCTACAAAATTCAACTTCATATCAGAATACGAATTTAATTCAAAGCCTACACCCGAGAAATGGAGCAGGAAAGAAGTTCTAGGGCATTTGGTGGATTCGGCGCAGAATAATTTGAGGAGGTTTATTGTTGGGCAATATCAGCAGAACGATAAAATATTTTACGACCAGAATTTTTGGAATGCGGCTAATAATTACCAATTCGAATCACGGCAGGATATTATTACCCTTTGGGTTTTATTAAATAAAAGAATTTGTGCTGTTTTAAATAATATTCCGGTTGAAAAATACGAGAATATTATTGATACAGGCAGAGATTCTATCTCCCCAAAAACAATAATCTGGTTAGCAGAGGATTATGTTAAACATATGAAACACCATATTAATCAGATAATACCCGGTTCTTTTGATTTGGTTTATTCCTGA
- a CDS encoding (4Fe-4S)-binding protein, with translation MEKKNYTNGTITVVWQPKLCIHSGNCVRGLHSVFNTKQSPWINMEGADAEFIIEQVKKCPSGALSFFENKDALNI, from the coding sequence ATGGAAAAGAAAAATTACACCAACGGAACCATAACTGTTGTTTGGCAACCTAAACTTTGTATCCACTCCGGTAATTGCGTACGTGGATTACACAGCGTTTTTAACACAAAACAATCGCCCTGGATCAACATGGAAGGTGCTGATGCCGAATTTATTATCGAACAGGTAAAAAAATGCCCTTCCGGAGCCTTGTCCTTTTTTGAGAATAAGGATGCTCTGAATATTTAA
- the murQ gene encoding N-acetylmuramic acid 6-phosphate etherase, translating into MQKITEQTSHYDHLEKMPTADILHNMNEEDKTVPLAIEKVIPNIEKLVDIIADKMLSGGRLFYIGAGTSGRLGVVDASECPPTFGVEQGLVIGLIAGGDAAIRKAVEFAEDDINAGWNDLSAHKISTSDVVIGIAASGTTPYVVSALKTCRENNITTACITCNPDSPMANNADHPIEIIVGPEFVTGSTRLKSGTAQKLCLNMISTAVMIKLGRVEGNKMVNMQLSNDKLVDRGTKMLQDALGIDYNDAKELLLKEGSVKKAIEKYKR; encoded by the coding sequence ATGCAAAAAATAACTGAACAAACATCCCACTACGATCATCTTGAAAAAATGCCCACGGCAGACATTCTGCACAACATGAATGAAGAGGATAAAACAGTTCCTTTAGCTATTGAAAAAGTAATTCCAAATATTGAAAAACTTGTAGATATCATCGCCGATAAAATGTTAAGCGGAGGTAGATTATTTTATATTGGTGCAGGAACTTCAGGAAGATTAGGAGTTGTAGATGCAAGTGAATGTCCCCCTACTTTTGGCGTGGAACAAGGATTGGTAATAGGGCTCATTGCCGGAGGGGATGCAGCTATTCGCAAAGCCGTGGAATTTGCCGAAGATGATATAAATGCAGGGTGGAATGACCTTAGTGCACATAAAATTTCAACAAGTGATGTTGTAATAGGTATAGCAGCAAGTGGCACTACACCATATGTGGTATCTGCATTGAAAACTTGCAGAGAAAATAACATCACTACAGCATGTATCACATGCAATCCGGATTCTCCCATGGCAAATAATGCAGATCACCCGATCGAAATAATTGTAGGTCCTGAATTTGTAACAGGATCAACCAGATTAAAAAGTGGAACAGCACAAAAATTGTGTTTAAATATGATCTCCACTGCAGTTATGATCAAATTGGGCAGAGTGGAGGGAAATAAAATGGTGAATATGCAATTGAGCAACGATAAATTGGTGGACAGAGGAACTAAAATGCTCCAGGATGCCTTAGGAATAGACTATAATGATGCCAAAGAATTATTATTGAAAGAGGGAAGTGTAAAAAAAGCAATTGAAAAATACAAGAGGTGA